Part of the Notamacropus eugenii isolate mMacEug1 chromosome 5, mMacEug1.pri_v2, whole genome shotgun sequence genome is shown below.
TAGTGGGAAGCTGGGCTCTATTCTGATGTTTCAAGCCTTTGAACACTTAGGAACTAATAGAGTAAAGTCGTCATAGCCAGCTGGTTCCCCCTCTCTAGTGAAAGGCTAAGCATAGTGAATAGGTGTCCTCGTAGCCCAGCAGGGTCTGATATTTCCTGTGTCCTCTGCCATTCAGGACTCTTCGATGCCCGTGCCTTGGCAGTGGACTATAGAAGCATTGGCTTTCGAGAGTGCCTCACTGAGGTTGGAAGATACCTGGGCCTCCTGGAGGGCCAGAGCAGCACAGAGCCCATTCGGCTCCGCCTCCTCTCTCATCTGCACAACTACATTGCTGAGATGGTGCCCTCGGCAGGGGCTGCCACCTTCCTGCCTTGCCCAGCTTGGCCCTGGGCATTCCCCCATGGCTCCTCAGCAGCCTCAAGCCAGCTTCCAGTACCCCAGCAAGGGCCCAGCCCGGGTCTGGCACTTGTGACTGCCTCCTCTCTGGCATATTCCATTCCTATGCTCCGAACGACCCCTCTCCACCGAATTTCTGGTGCCATTCTGCCAGCCCGGAAGAGCTTTCTGAGCCATCGGGTGCCAGCATCCCCACATAGGGCCCGTCCTGCAGGAAGGCCAGCCAGTCCAGCCTCCATCCCTGTGGGGGCTGCGGCATCCAGAAATGGCCACATTGCTGCAGTCCTGCTCTCCTCGACCTGCTCCCCCTCCACTGGAGTCCCAATCCCTCCTGCCTATACATCGACCCCTACTCTGAGCCCATCTGCTCAGGGGCCAACGGGCAGGGTTGGCACCGCCAGACTCTGCCGCTCCTGGACTACCGAAGTTGGGGTTTTCTGAGATGATTCCCTGCCAGATGCCAGAGAAAACACATGGTCCTGGGGACCATGACCCCAGCCAGCTGGGTGGTACCATGATCTCAAGGACTTGTCACCATCCCAGGCTCTCCCTGCTTCTTACAGTAGCCTCTCCCTTTCCAAACTTCAAGTTATCCTTCCTGCTCCCAGGCCTCATCTATCTCCccttttccatttcagttttaCTAATAATTGTGAAGCTGGCTGCCTAGTGTATCAGAATGAGCCTTGGATGTGAAGCCATGTGTCCCTCAGCTCTTCTCCTCCctgactgagtgaccctgggagaatcccttctctctgggccttagagGTAACCTCTTCAGAATGGAGGAGTGAGGCTAGAGGCTCTTCCTATTCCCTTCTGCTCCAGGGCTTATCATGCTGGGTCTtgacatggatggatggatttcaCCATGTAATTGACAAGTAAACACAAACCTTACCAGTATTCTCTGGGTGTAGGGAATTGTGGTACCCTGCATAGGTGGTGCTAATATGTGACAATAGACTGGGCACCATGAACCACTGGACAATTAATTGAGGTACCTTGGATTTTATTAAACAGTCTTCATCAGAATCTTGATCAGAGACCAGTAGGTTTTTATCCCTTGGCTTCAGTATCTGTTCCTCTTCTATAGATGCCCTTTGCTGAATATTGATCCACCCCAATTCTCCACCCGAACTTCCTCTTCAGAGAAATCCCCTAGAGTGACACAGTTCCAAGGGGAAGGATACCccatctagatggcacagtggcaGCTAGTTGGCAAGGCccataaagtgctggacttggagccaggaggacctaaattcaaaccctacttactagctgtgaccatgggcaagtcctttaacctttctgtgtctcaatttcctcatctgtaaaatggaaatgataacagtacctgtctcccagggttgttgtgaggatcaaatgagttacatttgtaaagtgctttgtgaaccttcaGCACTCTTTGTAttaatactagttattatttttaatcctaGTTGGTCATCACCATTTTCTGTGGGTCCATGACAAAGTCAACCCCTTTCCAGCACAAGCCCTCATCTGGGATCAATCCTGGtagaggggtgagggaggaaggagagaaggggggagatgTTTTGAGAGGACAGAACATTGCTTCCCAGGCCAGCTGGCCCTTCTAGGAGGTCAAGCCCAGAAGGAATAAATGACTTTGAAGCAGCAGTTTCTCAGGAATCCTGTTCCAGGACAAAGAGCTGGAGCACAATGTCTGACCTTCCTCCCAGTGAAAAGTGTGAATATACGTGGAAACACCATAAAAAGAGCCATTGGGCAAGATCATGCTTCTGCTTTTGCCCCACCTCACACCAAACGAATTGGAAAAACAAGGTCACAAGATCAAGTTTTTGTCCCTTACAACCACTGAATAAAGAGCCCAAGTCGCAGAATCagtgaatctcagagttggaagagtcatttaggtaaatgtttaacaaccagctctaggatgagaatgggggtgggggtgggggggaagaagggaattATGCCTGATGTgcctttaagtttaatctgcattattagcattttctccatctccttaAGTCTAGGTGATCAACAAAGCAAAAGACCAAATCCCAATTTGTACCATTTATTTCCCAGATGTCAGTGCTCACAATACAATGTAACAATCATCTCTCTCCAGCGGTTCCTAGCTCTTTCTTAGAACATCCCTtcctcagaggctatctaactCTGATTTCTACCTGAACAGGAGTCCTGGGGGTCATAAACTCAGCAATTTGAGAGTTGGGTAGATTCTAAGTGGTCATCTTGTCAGTC
Proteins encoded:
- the HEYL gene encoding hairy/enhancer-of-split related with YRPW motif-like protein, translated to MKRLGEDSPSDTESDGTIDVGKEEYSQISGAHSPTITSQMQARKKRRGIIEKRRRDRINSSLSELRRLVPTAFEKQGSSKLEKAEILQMTVDHLKMLRATGGSGLFDARALAVDYRSIGFRECLTEVGRYLGLLEGQSSTEPIRLRLLSHLHNYIAEMVPSAGAATFLPCPAWPWAFPHGSSAASSQLPVPQQGPSPGLALVTASSLAYSIPMLRTTPLHRISGAILPARKSFLSHRVPASPHRARPAGRPASPASIPVGAAASRNGHIAAVLLSSTCSPSTGVPIPPAYTSTPTLSPSAQGPTGRVGTARLCRSWTTEVGVF